The following coding sequences lie in one Cucurbita pepo subsp. pepo cultivar mu-cu-16 chromosome LG13, ASM280686v2, whole genome shotgun sequence genomic window:
- the LOC111808358 gene encoding uncharacterized protein LOC111808358: protein MAFTAISSSLPSSSSSSVPSVISFQCPSSPAILSQKSSSLSWASSFPHVTISRGSPVVSSNPAHDKVLFIQSAWTRRSREEAAKRPNKKSWKQRTDMYMKPFLLDVFFSKKFVHAKVMHRGTSKVISVATTNAKDLRNSLPSLTDHNACRVIGKLIAERSKEADVYAMSYEPRKDERIDGKLGIVIDTIKENGIMFVP, encoded by the exons ATGGCCTTCACCGCAATATCTTCTTCACTgccgtcttcttcttcttcttctgtgcCTTCAGTTATCTCCTTCCAATGCCCGTCATCTCCCGCCATTCTATCACAGAAATCCTCGTCTCTCTCGTGGGCATCTTCATTTCCGCATGTTACCATATCCAGAGGCTCTCCTGTCGTCTCTTCGAATCCCGCGCATGACAAG GTCTTATTTATACAATCAGCTTGGACAAGAAGGTCACGCGAGGAGGCTGCAAAACGACCGAACAAGAAATCATGGAAACAAAGGACAGATATGTATATGAAGCCATTTTTACTCGACGTTTTCTTTTCGAAGAAATTTGTTCATGCAAAGGTAATGCATAGAGGAACAAGCAAAGTGATATCGGTTGCGACAACAAATGCAAAGGATCTTAGGAACAGTCTACCATCACTTACAGATCACAATGCATGCAGAGTAATAGGGAAGCTTATTGCCGAGAGATCAAAGGAAGCAGATGTCTATGCAATGTCGTACGAGCCTAGGAAGGATGAAAGAATTGACGGTAAGCTTGGCATTGTTATTGATACCATTAAGGAGAATGGGATAATGTTTGTGCCTTGA
- the LOC111808366 gene encoding phosphoinositide phosphatase SAC1, producing MGKSEGPNPPPPPYAKIHPSNDPDVDHNSYSLEKFRLYETRARYYLIGSDRYKRFFRVLKIDRSEPSELNISEDPVVYSLQEIRNLRQRIAEGNRATGGLNPVTKAFGIAGCIKCLESYYLILVTKRRQIGCICGHAIYGIDETQLITIPHVSVQTDVAHSKTELRYKKLLSSVDLTKDFFYSYTYPIMQSLQKNAMSTAAEGMPYDNIFVWNAYLTRAIRSRCNNTAWTIALVHGHFKQVRLSIFGRDFTVTLISRRSRHFAGTRYLKRGVNDRGRVANDVETEQIVLDEEAGSCRGKMSSVVQMRGSIPLFWSQEASKFSPKPDIILQRYDPTYQATKLHFEDLAMRYGNPIIVLNLIKTVEKRPREMMLRREFASAVGYLNQILPEENHLQFIHWDFHKFAKSKAANVLAVLGAVASEALDLTGFYYSGKPSVVKKKSNQVSGTNTSRDGALGDLRASSGDLAKIGSNTETISPVISREREAASNQYDKINSHSSEASRLQSGVLRTNCIDCLDRTNVAQYAYGLAALGRQLHAMGLTNMPKVDPDSSIAAALMDMYQSMGDALAQQYGGSAAHNTVFPERQGKWKATTQSREFIKSIKRYYRNTCTDGEKQDAINLFLGYFQPQEGKPALWELDSDYYLHVSGLGDDLFPDKSLEAASNSIVGTAITLEPIPACREDFSRMKLTSFNKLIERTCGSIKNVRIWCEPDQKPGGSTGNSSMAPDAAEIQLRSPNWLFGQRRYEESSPGSKGVSHEAAVCTTEDNIKIDGFCDLNKLSSSDNFNDEEIFQRYLAMTSIEEANGWYGGTLLGDQDESSEIYTHYSELCEGPAMMSFQNDPEREKHYADLLRMGAIDVMDNASIDEDMEAALKEYDEVGVDLGIIPSSCKYFAEDPSWLTRWIIGEEKLQRI from the exons ATGGGTAAGTCTGAAGGTCCCAATCCGCCTCCGCCACCCTATGCCAAAATTCACCCCTCCAATGACCCCGATGTTGATCACAATTCATATTCCCTCGAGAAATTCAGACTTTACGAAACCAGAGCG AGATATTATCTGATTGGGAGCGATCGCTACAAGAGATTCTTCCGAGTGTTGAAGATAGATCGGTCGGAACCATCAGAACTCAACATCAGTGAGGACCCGGTGGTATATTCGCTGCAAGAAATCAGGAACCTCCGTCAGCGAATTGCTGAAGGGAATCGTGCTACGGGGGGTTTAAACCCGGTTACAAAGGCTTTTGGTATTGCAG GTTGCATTAAATGTTTGGAGTCGTATTACTTGATTTTGGTTACCAAGCGTCGGCAAATTGGATGTATATGCGGTCATGCAATATATGGCATAGATGAAACCCAATTGATTACAATTCCACACGTCTCAGTTCAGACAGATGTAGCACACTCTAAAACTGAGCTGAG GTATAAAAAACTCTTATCCAGTGTCGATTTGACCAAAGATTTTTTCTATAGCTATACGTATCCAATTATGCAAAGTTTGCAAAAGAATGCCATGTCAACTGCTGCAGAAGGAATGCCATACGACAACATTTTTGTCTGGAATGCTTATTTGACTCGAGCAATTCGATCACGATGCAATAATACTGCATGGACCATAGCATTAGTTCATGGACATTTCAAGCAG GTTAGGCTATCAATATTTGGAAGAGACTTCACTGTCACTTTGATTTCCAGGCGTTCTCGACATTTTGCAGGAACACG TTACTTAAAAAGAGGAGTGAATGATCGAGGACGGGTTGCAAATGATGTTGAAACAGAGCAGATTGTCCTTGATGAAGAAGCTGGTTCATGCCGAGGAAAAATGAGTTCTGTTGTGCAGATGCGCGGTTCTATTCCTCTTTTTTGGTCTCAAGAAGCCTCTAAATTTAGCCCCAAGCCAGATATTATCT TACAGCGATATGATCCTACATATCAAGCTACAAAATTGCATTTCGAAGACCTTGCAATGAGATATGGGAATCCAATTATTGTTCTCAATTTAATTAAG ACTGTTGAGAAAAGGCCTAGAGAAATGATGCTGAGGCGTGAATTTGCAAGTGCAGTTGGCtatttgaatcaaattcttcCGGAAGAAAATCATCTTCAATTTATCCACTGGGACTTCCATAAATTTGCTAAGAG CAAGGCTGCAAATGTGTTGGCTGTCTTGGGTGCTGTGGCAAGTGAAGCACTTGACTTGACTGGTTTCTACTACAGTGGTAAGCCCAGTGTTgtgaagaaaaaatcaaatcaagttAGTGGAACAAACACTTCAAG GGATGGTGCCCTTGGAGATTTGAGGGCTAGTTCAGGGGATCTTGCTAAAATTGGGAGCAATACTGAAACGATAAGCCCTGTTATTAGTCGAGAGAGAGAGGCTGCATCTAATCAGTATGATAAAATAAACAGCCATAGTAGTGAAGCATCACGCTTGCAGAGTGGAGTTCTACGTACAAACTGCATTGATTGTTTAGATCGAACAAATGTTGCACAATATGCTTATGGTCTTGCAGCTTTAGGCCGCCAACTCCATGCAATGGGTTTGACAAATATGCCTAAAGTGGATCCTGATAGTAGCATTGCTGCAGCTCTTATGGATATGTATCAGAGCATGGGGGATGCACTTGCTCAACAATATGGTGGCTCCGCTGCTCACAACACT GTGTTTCCAGAAAGGCAGGGAAAATGGAAAGCTACCACCCAATCTAGAGAGTTTATCAAATCTATCAAACGCTATTATCGCAATACTTGCACTGATGGTGAAAAACAAGATGCGATAAATTT ATTTTTAGGTTACTTTCAACCACAAGAAGGCAAACCTGCTTTGTGGGAACTGGATTCTGATTATTACCTTCATGTATCAGGGCTTGGAGATGATCTTTTTCCCGATAAGAG TTTGGAAGCTGCCTCCAATTCTATTGTGGGAACAGCAATAACGCTTGAACCTATACCAGCATGCAGAGAAGATTTTTCTAGGATGAAGTTGACatcatttaataaattgattgAACGTACCTGTGGTTCAATAAAGAATGTAAGGATTTGGTGTGAGCCTGATCAGAAACCTGGAGGTAGTACAGGAAATTCCAGCATGGCACCCGATGCAGC TGAAATTCAACTCAGAAGCCCAAATTGGCTGTTTGGTCAGAGGAGGTATGAAGAAAGTAGCCCTGGTTCCAAAGGTGTTTCACATGAAGCTGCAGTCTGTACAACTGAGGATAACATAAAAATTGACGGGTTCTGTGATTTAAACAAGCTTTCTTCTAGTGACAATTTCAATGATGAGGAAATcttccaaag GTACCTTGCAATGACATCAATTGAAGAAGCCAATGGTTGGTATGGGGGTACTCTACTTGGTGATCAAGATGAAAGCAGTGAAATATATACACACTATTCTGAGTTATGTGAG GGCCCTGCCATGATGTCTTTCCAGAATGATCCTGAAAGGGAGAAGCACTATGCTGATCTTTTACGCATGGGTGCGATTGATGTTATGGATAATGCTTCTATAGATGAAGACATGGAGGCGGCTTTGAAGGAGTATGATGAAGTTGGTGTAGATCTTGGCATCATACCTTCATCGTGCAAGTACTTTGCCGAAGATCCTAGTTGGTTGACTAGATGGATCATTGGAGAAGAGAAACTTCAAAGGATATaa